The following proteins are encoded in a genomic region of Sesamum indicum cultivar Zhongzhi No. 13 linkage group LG8, S_indicum_v1.0, whole genome shotgun sequence:
- the LOC105168455 gene encoding probable serine/threonine-protein kinase PBL7 has product MPIRKIHQDLQIDISGPKSGCCCYADGTAADLEFITEILVLNCRYHPNVMELMGFFAGADIVYEFTPFHSLQDHLHSMV; this is encoded by the exons ATGCCCATAAGAAAGATCCATCAAGATTTGCAGATTGATATATCGGGTCCAAAGTCAG GTTGTTGCTGTTACGCGGATGGAACGGCAGCTGATTTGGAGTTTATAACAGAGATTCTGGTGCTTAACTGCCGATATCATCCCAACGTAATGGAGTTGATGGGGTTTTTTGCTGGTGCGGATATTGTCTATGAATTTACGCCTTTCCACTCATTGCAAGATCACCTCCACAGTATGGTATGA
- the LOC105168456 gene encoding NAC domain-containing protein 83, giving the protein MERLNLMRNGVLRLPPGFRFHPTDEELVVQYLKRKVLSCPLPASIIPEVDVCKSDPWDLPGDSDQERYFFSTREVKYPNGNRSNRATGSGYWKATGLDKQIVSSRTHQIVGMKKTLVFYRGKPPKGARTDWIMHEYRLITAEKPAQENWVLCRIFLKRRSSSKNEEEAAATENGGAAPVFYDFMAKERADLNLLPANSSSGSSGITEISNRNESDDHEESSSCNSFIASLRRNKCP; this is encoded by the exons ATGGAGAGACTGAACCTCATGAGAAATGGGGTGCTAAGATTGCCACCTGGGTTCAGATTTCACCCCACTGATGAAGAGCTGGTGGTACAATACTTGAAGCGTAAGGTACTCTCCTGTCCACTCCCAGCTTCCATCATCCCAGAGGTTGATGTCTGCAAGTCTGATCCTTGGGATTTGCCAG GGGATTCAGACCAGGAGAGGTACTTCTTCAGCACCAGGGAGGTGAAGTACCCAAACGGGAATCGGTCGAACCGGGCCACAGGCTCGGGCTACTGGAAAGCAACTGGTTTAGACAAGCAAATCGTGAGCTCCAGAACCCACCAAATCGTGGGGATGAAAAAGACTCTGGTTTTCTACAGAGGGAAGCCCCCAAAGGGCGCCAGAACCGACTGGATCATGCATGAGTACCGCCTCATTACTGCAGAAAAACCGGCCCAG GAGAATTGGGTTCTCTGCAGAATATTTTTGAAGAGGAGGAGCAGCAGCAAGAACGAGGAAGAGGCTGCAGCGACCGAGAACGGCGGGGCGGCGCCGGTTTTCTACGACTTCATGGCTAAGGAGAGGGCTGATTTAAATCTCCTCCCGGCCAACTCGTCTTCCGGTTCAAGTGGGATCACAGAGATTTCGAACAGAAACGAGTCGGATGATCATGAAGAAAGCAGTAGTTGCAATAGTTTCATCGCCAGTCTTAGAAGGAATAAATGCCCTtga
- the LOC105168457 gene encoding uncharacterized protein LOC105168457, which yields MATAWGAFWGTRVLEIVKKHDSGGLVWKRIKLTSTRKANAKKRLRRVWQNEAVLRACSEPPPPEISQAEGGKIAAKN from the exons ATGGCGACGGCGTGGGGTGCATTCTGGGGAACGAGAGTGCTGGAGATAGTGAAGAAACACGATTCTGGAGGCCTTGTTTGGAAGAGAATTAAGCTAACCTCAACCCGGAAAGCCAATGCCAAGAAGCGCCTTCGTCGCGTTTGGCAG AATGAGGCTGTTTTGAGGGCATGTTCGGAGCCACCTCCCCCAGAAATTTCGCAGGCTGAAGGTGGGAAAATTGCTGCCAAGAACTAG
- the LOC105168458 gene encoding pyruvate dehydrogenase E1 component subunit beta-1, mitochondrial-like, with protein MLKILRQKAAAAPLLRTVVLSSRNYSASAKEMTVREALNSALDEEMSADHRVFLMGEEVGEYQGAYKVTQGLLQKYGPERVVDTPITEAGFTGIGVGAAYYGLRPVVEFMTFNFAMQAIDNIINSAAKTNYMSSGNISVPIVFRGPNGAAAGVGAQHSQCYAAWYGAIPGLKVLTPYSSEDAHGLLKAAIRDPDPVVFLENELLYGESFPVSEEVLDAGFSTPIGKAKIEKEGKDVSIVAFSKMVGFSLKAAEILAKDGIDAEVINLRSIRPLDRSMINASVRKTNRLVTVEEGFPQHGVGAEICALIVEDSFDYLDAPVERIAGADVPMPYAANLERMALPQVEDIVRATKRACYRSIPMSAST; from the exons ATGCTGAAGATTCTAAGGCAAAAAGCTGCTGCTGCTCCG cTTTTGAGGACTGTCGTATTATCATCAAGAAATTACTCTGCTTCAGCTAAGGAG ATGACTGTAAGGGAGGCGCTAAACTCGGCTCTTGATGAGGAAATGTCTGCTGATCACAGAGTCTTCTTGATGGGTGAAGAG GTGGGGGAATATCAAGGTGCATACaag GTCACTCAAGGACTCTTGCAGAAGTATGGTCCTGAAAGGGTTGTAGACACACCAATAACAGAG GCTGGCTTCACAGGGATTGGAGTTGGTGCAGCATATTATGGACTCAGACCCGTTGTTGAATTTATGACGTTTAATTTTGCTATGCAG GCAATTGATAACATCATTAACTCAGCGGCCAAAACAAATTACATGTCATCAGGCAATATAAGCGTGCCTATTGTTTTTAGAGGACCAAATGGTGCGGCTGCTGGCGTTGGTGCTCAGCATTCCCAG TGTTATGCAGCATGGTATGGTGCAATCCCGGGCTTGAAAGTGCTTACCCCATATTCTTCTGAAGATGCTCATGGACTTCTTAAAGCTGCTATAAGGGACCCTGACCCTGTTGTCTTCCTCGAAAATGAGTTGCT GTACGGTGAATCTTTCCCGGTTTCTGAAGAAGTTCTAGATGCTGGTTTTTCCACCCCTATTGGGAAAGCCAAG attgaaaaagaaggaaaagatgTGTCTATTGTTGCTTTTTCAAAGATGGTTGGCTTCTCTCTCAAG GCCGCAGAGATACTCGCAAAGGATGGGATAGATGCAGAG GTCATAAATCTACGCTCAATTAGGCCACTGGATAGATCCATGATTAATGCTTCAGTCCGTAAAACCAACAGGCTAGTAACAGTCGAAGAAGGGTTCCCTCAACATGGCGTTGGTGCTGAAATCTG TGCATTGATAGTCGAGGATAGTTTCGATTACCTCGATGCCCCGGTGGAGAGGATAGCTGGGGCAGATGTCCCCATGCCTTATGCTGCTAACCTTGAGCGAATGGCTCTTCCGCAG GTCGAAGATATCGTTCGTGCAACTAAGAGAGCTTGCTATAGATCCATCCCAATGTCTGCGTCTACTTAA